AAGTCGATACTGCCATCATCGGTTTGTTCTAAACGGAATATCTTCTCTACCTTATCGAGAGCAACATCCATCCCCGGCTTCATTTGGAAACCAAGGCCTTTCCCCATAATAACGATCTCTTTGTTATCGTTATCTTTTGAGATAATGACGTTGTTATTTAACACTTTTTCAATTTGCATGTTCACGCACTTTTCCGGCTTGGATTAATAGAAGCTGGATACAAAAAAACCTAGCCCGTAAAAGCTTCTATGGCTTTTATCGTGTCTAGGTTTCGCCTGCTAGGAGCAGTAACAATCCAATTAAGTTCATATATAACGGCAACCGTTCCCATTATTCAACCAGTAAGTTAATTAATTGTGAGTTTGCTCTCTTTCGTCTTTTTACTTTGTGAGCCAAAGTAAGCAAATTAATAGTTAATATATAAATATCAGTAACATAGATTATTTTAACGATAAAGTGGAGTCGTCTTGGTGATAGCTATCACAGGTTTCAATCTTTTCCATTGCCACGTAAGACGATGGTGTTTTAGAGTTTCGGACAGGCAATAATGGATTGTCACTGCATAAGCAGGCAAGACCTTGTATCTATCCAGCAAAATACTGTTTGTATTTTTAGCTGGGCGTAGATATAGGGTTTTTTTTTGGTCTTTTTTTGCCTAATTACTTTTTTAGGGTTTTTCGGATTGTTACCGCAGTGACTCTGCGGGCAAAACCTGAAAGCGCACTCCACGTGTGGGGAGTGGTCGTGCTTTCAGGTTTTTTTTGTCTCAACACACCCATACGAGGAGCGTATTTATCATGAGTTTTCAATTTCCCGAATCTTTTTTATGGGGTGGTGCGATTGCTGCCAACCAAGTTGAAGGTGCTTACCTATCTGATGGTAAAGGGTTATCCACGTCCGATGTGCAACCTAAAGGGGCACATGGTGAATTAGTTGACCGCAAAGCTGGGGATTACAACATTAAAGATACGGCGATCGATTTTTATCACCGTTATCCAGAAGATATAGCGCTGTTTGCTGAGATGGGATTTACCTGTCTACGACTGTCAATTGCTTGGAGTCGGATTTACCCGAATGGTGATGATCTAGAGCCAAATGAAGCAGGATTAGCCTATTACGATCGCATATTTAATGAGTTAGAAAAGCACGATATCACGCCATTGGTTACTCTTTCTCATTATGAAATGCCATTGAACTTGGCAAAACAGTATCAAGGCTGGGCCAGTCGTGATGTGATTGAGTGTTTTACTCGCTATGCTAAAACCGTTTTTGAGCGTTACGGTCACAGAGTAAAACGTTGGCTTACCTTTAATGAAATTAACGTCACTCTTCACGAACCTTTCACCGGTTCTGGCCTACCAAGAGATTGTACCGAGCAGACGCGTTTTCAGGCGATTCACCATCAATTAGTGGCGAGTGCGAAAGCGGTGAAGCTATGTCATGACATCATTCCTGATGCCAAAATCGGTAACATGATTTTGGGGGCAATGCTTTACCCATTAACTTGTCATCCAAGCGATATGGTAAAAACCTTAATGCAAAATCGCGAATGGTTGATGTTTGGTGATATTCAAGCGCGTGGTTATTACCCAAGTTATATGACGCGCAAATTCCGTGATATGGGCGTTGAACTTAATATCACACCAGAAGATGAAGAAGCGCTGAAAGAAACTATTGATTTCATCTCTTTTAGCTATTACATGACAGGTTGTGCTAGCGCAGATCCTAAGCAAGCGGATAACGCTGATGCCAACATGCTGCAGATGATTGCAAACCCATATTTAACGGCCTCTGAGTGGGGATGGCAGATCGATCCGGTTGGTCTGCGTTACCTATTGAATTTCTTATACGATCGTTATCAAAAACCACTCTTTATTGTTGAAAACGGTTTAGGCGAGAAGGACGTACCGAATGAAAGCGGTGAAATCATTGATGATTACCGTATTACCTATCTTAATGACCATCTTTATCAAGTTGGTGAAGCCATTCAAGATGGTGTTGAAGTGATGGGATATACCTCTTGGGGCCCAATCGATTTAGTCAGTGCTTCTACTGCGCAACTCTCTAAACGCTACGGGTTTATTTATGTTGATCGCGATGATAATGGCGAAGGCTCTCTATCACGCAGTCGTAAGAAAAGTTTCTATTGGTATCAAGATATTATTCAATCTCGTGGCGCGACGTTAGCGGCACCAGACCAAGGTCAGTCATGATGGTTGGATAAGATATTTAGGCGAAATAACAAAGACTAAAACGCCTTACCTCGCACCCTAACCGAGTATCTCCACTGAGTTTTCCTGAGCTCAGTGCGAGTTTACTCGTCCTTAATAAAGGATAATAACGATGAAACGAGCAAATATTCTTACCAGTGGTAACACCGTTAGACCCTTGTCTCTTGCTGTATTGATGGCATTAAGTACTAGTGTGTCTGCTGAAGATTTAACTGTTCAACAGCAGATCACTCAGTTACAACAACAAATACAGAAAGCTCAGGTATTACTTAAACAGCTCTCTGCTAAAAAAACCAGTGCTCCAGACCCTACAACTGAGCACATTGAAATCTGGTGGTTATAAGTGTTTACATGATAAACAGAGGGAGCTGGTGCTCCCTTTGATGTTTCTAAAGGTATCGTTAGCTATGGCGTAGGAGAAGCCTATGAAAATGAGACAAACGATAGCGGCTGGCGTTTTGAGCATGGCTTGTTCGCTAGTGGGAGGTATGGTGCAGGCGCAACCTACAAAGGTCGTCACGTTAGATGCTGGGAAAATTCAAGGGGTATCACAAGACAACATCGATGTTTATAAAGGCATCCCTTTTGCGGCAGCTCCTATTGGTGAGTTGCGTTGGCGCGCTCCTCAACCAGTACCTGCGTGGGATGGCATACGCCAAGTGACGCAGTATGGTCATGACTGTATGCAGAAGCCTTTTCCTAGTGATGCGGCGCCATTGGGTACGGCGCCATCTGAAGATTGTTTAGTGCTTAACGTATGGGCACCTAAGCAAGATAAAAAGTCACTTAAACCCGTGATGGTATGGATTTATGGTGGCGGATTCGTCAATGGTGGGGCTTCTCCTGCTGTTTACGATGCCAGCCAGTTTGCTGAACAGGGGATAGTCGCGGTTAGCTTCAATTATCGATTGGGAAGATTTGGTTTTTTTGCCCACCCAGCATTAACCAAGCAGCAGCGTAAATACCCAGAGGAAGCGTTAGGTAATTACGGTTTTATGGATCAAATAGCTGCGTTGAAATGGGTAAAAAATAATATCAGTAAGTTTGGTGGCGATCCCAAGCAGGTCACTCTGGTAGGAGAGTCTGCTGGTGGTTTTTCTGAGCATGTATTACTGACCTCGCCTAAGGCGAAAGGGTTATTTAATCAAGCCATCATCCAATCTGGTTTAGGACGACAATGGGAACATGCAAAACGGTTTGGTGTGCCCCTCTCTGATCCTGATTCAGCCGAAGCGACAGGTGTTGCTTTTGCCAAACAATGGGGGATTGAGGGTAATAACGAGCAGGCATTGAAAAAGCTGCGTTCACTCTCTGCAGATCAAGTTGTGGATGATATGAATATGATGAATATGAATACTCCAACGTATGCAGGGCCAATGCTCGATGGACGAATCATGGTGAAGCAACCGCAAGAATACTACATGTCAGGTAAAGGGCTTGCTATGCCTATTATGGTCGGAGCAAATAGCTTTGATATCGGTTTTGCACCATCGGTGACGTCAACGCAGCAAGCCTTAGCGATATTTGGCAACGCCAACTACCACCAAGCGTTAGCCGCTTATAAACAAAGCGGGGTCACTCAGCCACAGGAGATAGCTCAGGCATTAGCCAGTGATAGGTTAATGGTTGAGCCTGCTCGTTTTGTCGCACAGCAAGTAGATAAACAAGGTGGAGACGCCTATTTTTATCGGTTTGGATACGTGGCTGATAGCTTGAAGTCTCAATGGCCAGGTGCTTACCACGCGACTGATATTCCATATACATTTAATACAGTAAAAGCAAAATATGGTGACCAGTTAACACACAATGATTCTGCTATGGCAGCGTTAATTCATCAGTATTGGGTTAACTTTATCAAACGTGGTGATCCTAATGGTGAGGGTATACCTGCTTGGGATTTGTATCAGGATGATGGCCATGAAATGATGATGTTTTCCAATCGAGGTGTCGCATATTCACACACAGTATCAGACCCCTGGACGGCACGTTTGGATATGGTTGCTCACTTGTATGATAAGCCATAGAAGCGGGCATTAAGGAAAGGGATGTACAGCTTGTTGAGCTTTAGATACATGATGATCTAAAAGCTCTGTAAGTTGTACATTTACAATTAAATCAATTTGTTATGTTTTTACTCTCGCGTGTCTATATTATTTGTACAGGCTTTGGGGTAATTGGAACCCTATGATCCAAAAGCTTGTCTATACTCACTTATTCTGCTCTTCATTAGATGCTTTATCTTCTTCGTCACGGCTTTCAATCACACCATATTTCCTTTTCCAAGCTTCCCAGCGTTCAAACGCCAATTTTTGCATATTCATAATATGATCGGCTTCGTCAATGATTTCCTCACCGAGTAGAAATTCGAAAATATCTTCTAAAGTCACAATGCCTTGGACGGTTCCATATTCATCGACAATCATCGCGATTTGCTGGCGTTGCTCGATCATCTGTTCGAATGCTTTAGGCAGTGTTTGAGTTTTGATTAAAGCGTGCAACGGGCGCATTACCGCACCAAGCTGCTTTTCTCCAAACCCAGATTGTTGGAGGCGATAGAGTTCTAGTCGGTGTACAAAGCCAATGATGTTGTCTTTGGTGTCGCTGAACACTAGAGGGCGAGAAAAAGGAGTGTCTTTATGGCTGGCGAGAAACTCATTAATCGTCAATAGGGCACTGACTCGAAATAAAACAATACGAGGTGTCATGACTTGAGTAATCGGAATGCGCTGTAGTGCGAGTAAGTTATTAAGAATACGTGATTCTCCCTCTTCAAATTCGCCATTCTCGTTTGCCAATAACGCCATCGCTGAAATCTCATCACGATATTTGGGCATGGTGTGGTGTCTCTGTAGACGTTTGGTGATCTGTTGTGAAAACCATACGAAGGGAGCGAGAATGATCACCATCCATTTCAATAGTCGACCTGTGAGAGGGGCCAATTGACGCCAGTAGGCTGCACCAATAGTCTTGGGAATAATTTCTGAGAGCACCAAAATACCAAAGGTGAGAACTGCCGAAAAAACGCCTAACCACTCGCTACCAAATACGACAGCTGCTTGTGCGCCTGCACTCGCCGCTCCAATCGTATGAGCAATCGTATTTAAGGTAAGGATAGAAGCGAGAGGCCGATCTATGTCGGATTTAAGGGCCATTAATGTGGGTGCTATGGGGTGTTCTTGCTGACGCAGTTGGGCGAGGTAACTTGGAGTCAGGCTCAGTAACACCGCTTCCAAGACCGAACAGATAAATGAGATACCGATCGCCACGCTAATGTAGATGGAAAGCAAAAACATTGTCGATCCTTATCATACCTTTTTATGATTTTAGTGTATTACGTCACCAGCGCAGAAAATTTCTTGCTATGGTTTACTATTACTAGTTGCATATGAAATGCCCGTTAAACGCAGGCCAAATCAGGCTTTGACGTGTTTTTATACTTATTAAATAAGGTGATAAGTACGTCAAAACAAGTCGTATAAATTGGTCAATGAGTAACAAATTGTGAGCTCTTACTCATATTATGGTTAAAAGTGCGTCAGAGTCACCAAACTTGCGCGACAAACCTTTGCCATACGGGCTATTTATGCTTTAGAGTGAAGTCAATTCGATAACCTATAAAGAAGGGAAACCTAATGAACAAGACCCAATTAATCGACTTTATCGCAGAAAAAGCTGATCTATCTAAAGCACAAGCTAAATCTGCTCTTGAAGCTACACTTGGTGCTGTTGAAGGTGCACTTAAAGATGGTGACCAAGTTCAACTAATTGGTTTTGGTACATTCAAAGTAAACCACCGTGCAGCTCGCACTGGTCGTAATCCAAAAACTGGCGAAGAAATCCAAATCGCAGCAGCAAATGTTCCAGCATTCGTAGCTGGTAAAGCGCTAAAAGAATCTGTGAAATAATATTTGATTAACGCCGAGGAAATCCTCGGCGTTTTTCTTTCCTTCCTGAACATCTCTATTTAGCTTCAAATATGAAATATAGAATTGCTTCCATACTGTTGCTTAGCGTTTTGGCTGGATGCAGTTCGACATCCCCAACTTTAAAAAAACCGCAAACAGAGTTGTATAGTGGTGGTGAGCGAGTGGGTGATGAAGCTCGTTATTATTGGTTCACAGAAAAAAACAAAGCACCAGTCAGTGCTTCCGATTATGTTATTTCTGGCGCTTATAATTGGTATAAAACCAGTTATCGTTGGGACAATAACTTAGTACGAGAAGTGGCCCGCGTTGGCGCTCAGCGTAAAGATGGCAAAGTAGTTTCTTTCGAAACGTTACTGCGTTTTGATGTTCGTGGTGAGCCTATTTATCAACGTTATCGGATTGATGGTAAAGTGTATCCATTAACGACAGAACAAATCGATAAATATATTCAGCAAGCCCGTTACGTTTCTAAAGTAACTCAAGAGCAAGACAAGCAAGGATTAGAATTAATCCAAGGTGTATGGAACGGAGAGAAGTTTGTAACGTGTCGGGCAAGACAATATGCTCGAGTTCAGTTCAATGATTCATTGCCGGATTTTGTGATTAATCGACTCGCATCGATTGATAGTTACATTGCGTTTCTTGGAAAGATTCGTAATAACACCATCTATATCGAAAAGTTACTGACTTTGGATGATAGTGAGCATCAATGTGTGACTCGTCCAGAGCTACTTGATGAAAAGAATTAATGCCTTCTATTATTGCTTGTTCTAAATAACATAAAAAAAGCGCAGACTCAGTCTGCGCTTTGCGATCAATAACCGTGATTACTTATCAGAGTGTTCGCGTGCAATCGCACGATAGCCAATATCGTTACGATAGAACATACCATCCCAGCTTACTGTCTTAGCAAGCTCGTAAGCACGTTGTTGAGCTTCTGAAACTGTATTGCCCAGCGCAGTAGCACAAAGAACGCGGCCGCCGTTAGTGACAACTTGACCCTCTTTATCTGTGGTACCTGCGTGGAAAATTTTCTCGCCTTCAATTTCACCACTTGGCAGAGTGATAACATCGCCTTTATTGTAGCAACCAGGGTAACCACCGGCTGCAAGTACGACACCGATTGACGCGCGAGGATCCCATTTCGATTCCATTTGATCTAGCTTGCCTGCGATAGCAGCTTGGCAGAGTTCAACCATGTCTGATTGCATACGCATCATAATAGGTTGAGTTTCTGGGTCACCGAAACGACAGTTATATTCAATCACTTTTGGTGTGCCTGATTGATCAATCATCAAGCCAGCATAGAGGAAACCAGTGTATGGGTAGCCTTCAGCAGCCATACCACGTACTGTTGGATAAATAACTTCATCCATAATGCGGTCATAGATTTCAGAGGTTACAACTGGAGCCGGTGAGTAAGCACCCATACCGCCAGTGTTAGGACCTGTATCTTTATCGCCTACGCGTTTGTGATCTTGGCTTGTTGCCATTGGCAGAACGTTTTCACCATCCACCATCACGATAAAGCTTGCTTCTTCACCATCGAGAAATTCTTCGATAACCACTCGGCTGCCTGCATCACCAAAGGCATTGCCGGCGAGCATGTCTTTGATCGCATCTTCAGCTTCTTCAAGTGTCATCGCAACGATAACGCCTTTACCTGCCGCAAGACCATCGGCTTTAACGACGATTGGAGCGCCTTGTTCACGAACATAAGCAAGAGCCGGTTCGATTTCAGTAAAGTTTGCGTATGCTGCAGTTGGGATATTGTGGCGAGCAAGAAAATCTTTCGTAAAGGCTTTTGAACCTTCAAGTTGCGCTGCACCTTTGGTTGGACCAAAAATTGGCAGATTTGCTTCATTGAATGCATCAACCACACCGATAACAAGTGGTGCTTCAGGGCCGACAATAGTCAGTTCAATCGCGTTATCTTTTGCAAAAGCCACTAAACCATCGATATCTTCAACGCCAATATTAACGTTTTGAAGCTTTGGCTCAAGAGCGGTGCCTGCATTACCTGGTGCAACATAAACAGTCGTTACGTCTGGATTTTGAGCGACTTTCCAGCCTAGAGCGTGTTCACGACCGCCGGAACCGATTACCAATACATTCATCTTTGAATCCTTGTACTGTGAGGACTTACTGAGAGTTTATATAACACCTAAACTATTACATTTTGCAGCTTGAGGTGTAAAAAAATGAGGCTGCCTACACAAGGTTGGCAGCCTGGGTGTCTTAGTGACGGAAGTGGCGCATACCAGTGAAGATCATCGCCATGTCGTGTTCATCTGCCGCAGCGATAACTTCGTCATCACGAATAGAACCGCCAGGTTGAATAACACATTTGATACCTGCTTCTGCCGCAGCATCAATGCCATCACGGAATGGGAAGAAAGCGTCAGACGCCATTACACTGCCTGCAACTTCTAGGTTTTCATCAGCCGCTTTAATACCTGCAATTTTAGCAGAGTAAACGCGGCTCATTTGGCCTGCGCCAACACCGATAGTGCCGTTGCCTTTCGCGTATACAATCGCGTTAGATTTCACGAATTTCGCTACTTTCCAGCAGAATAGCGCATCTTTCATTTCTTCTTCAGTCGGTTGACGTTTAGTCACGACTTTTAGATCGTCAAGGGCTACCATGCCGTGGTCACGGTCTTGAACCAATAGGCCGCCGTTAACACGTTTTACGTCGAAACCAGTGGATTGTGCAGTCCATTCGCCACACTCAAGTAGGCGTAGGTTTTTCTTCGCTGCAATGACTTCAACCGCTTCTGCCGTTACTTTCGGTGCGATGATCACTTCAGCAAATTGACGGTCGATGATCGACTTTGCTGTTTTAGCATCTAGCTCGCGGTTGAACGCGATGATGCCACCGAAGGATGATGTTGGGTCAGTTTTGAATGCGCGATCGTAAGCGTCAAGGATGTTATCCGCAATTGCAACGCCACAAGGGTTGGCGTGTTTTACGATAACACAAGCGGGTTCGTCGAATTCTTTCACACACTCAAGTGCTGCGTCAGTATCAGCGATGTTGTTGTAAGAAAGCGCTTTACCTTGTAGCTGTTTAGCGGAAGAAACAGAACCATTTTGTGCATCGCTTTCAACGTAGAAAGCGGCGTCTTGGTGGCTGTTTTCACCGTAACGCATGTCTTGTTTTTTCTCGAACTGCATGTTGAACGTACGAGGGAATTTAGACTCTTCGTCGCCTTCTTTGTTTTCGCCGTAAGAAGGAACCATAGTACCGAAGTAGTTCGCGATCATACCGTCGTAAGCCGCAGTGTGTTCAAATGCAGCGATAGCTAGATCGAAACGAGTATCTAGAGTGAGAGACTTATCGTTTGCGTCCATTTCAGTGATTACACGGTCGTAATCTGAAGCTTTTACTACGATAGTGACATCTTTATGGTTTTTCGCTGCAGAGCGAACCATAGTTGGACCACCGATATCGATGTTTTCTACTGCATCAGCAAGAGTACAACCTTCTTTTGCTACTGTTTCAGCAAATGGATAAAGGTTAACAACAACCATATCGATAGGCTTGATGCCGTGCTCTTCCATGATGGCATCATCCTGACCGCGACGGCCTAGTACACCACCGTGAACTTTAGGGTGAAGCGTTTTTACGCGTCCATCCATCATCTCTGGAAAACCGGTGTAATCAGAAACTTCTGTTACAGCAATGCCTTTTTCTGCAAGTAGGCGGGCAGTGCCACCGGTAGACAAAATGTCGACACCACGTTGTGCGAGTGCCTGTGCAAACTCAACAATGCCAGTTTTATCTGATACGCTGATGAGTGCGCGACGAATTGGACGAGCGTTATTCATGCTTCCCTTTTCCTCAAATGCTTGGAGTTAGTGACGAAAGATACTTGCCAAAACTGAGTATTACGCGGCAATGTTAGGGACGCGCTGGCGAGTTTTGGTAAAGACCTTTAATCCCAAATTTGATGGCGCACATTCTAACTAATCTCTTAAGAAAAAGCTCGCGCAATCGTTTGGCATGCGCAAAATAATCGCAAAAAGAGTGTTTTTCAAGAAAAATTTAAAGAGGCTTCAGATGTTTCAAATCGGTGAGTTTGCCAAACGTAGTGGGGTTTCTACAGATACACTGCGTTTTTACGAGAAAAATGGCTTAATCGTGCCTGCTGGTCGAAGTGAATCGGGTTATCGACTTTATAATGAAACGAACTTACAGCAGATTCACTTTATTCTTAAATCCAAAGAAGTGGGGTTAAGTTTAGAAGACATCAAAGAGTTGATGGAAATTCGACTTGAAGCAACCGAACATAGCTGTGCTGAAGTAAAGGCGATTACCTCGGCAAAGTTACGTTTAGTGGATGAGAAACTTGCGGAGTTAAAACGCATTCGCAGCGCATTGGAAAAAATGAATAATGCCTGCTGTGGTGATGTGGATGATGATGCCAGCCATTGCTCTATTTTGGCTGCGTTGAATGAAACGGAAAATAATTAACTCACTACTTTTCTAGTAGTCGGTAGCAGGTCTACTTACCATGATAGCGTATTGTTTCAGGGCATGATGAGCCCTGATTTGCATTAAATCTGTGTTTTTCTACGATAAACTGCGAGTTGTTTTTGGGCTAATTTCTCCCTCTGCCTATACTGATCTTACTGTACCAACAAATATAAATATCATGGGTATCAATTGATGATGAGATGCCATGGGTTAAGTCTGAGAGATCATGAAAAGGAATCATTGAGTGATGAGACATTTCAGCGATTATGTGCGTAAGTTATCGTTAATTATTATTTCATCCACCTTTTTGCTGACAGCAAGTATTCCAGCAAACGCCGCATTTGATTGGACTTCTGCAAAAGGTGAATCAATCAACGTTCAACTGAACAAGCACCCCTACGCTGATGCCATCATTCTACAAATTCCCCAATTTGAAAAACTCACGGGTATTAGTGTCACGTATTCAGTGACAACAGAAGATACCTACTTCGAAAATTTGACGGCAGGTTTAAATTCCGATCATTCTCCCGATGTATTTATGACGGGCTCATATCAATTATGGGATTATGCCTCGAAAGGTCATGTGCAGTATTTAGATGCACTTATCAACGAGCCAGATAGAACAGAAAGTCAGTTTGATATTGAAGATTTCTTTGAAGGGGTATTAAACGGCGATCGCTGGGATTTGACACCTGGGCATCCTGTTGGCACTGGAAAACTATGGGCAATCCCACTTGGTTTTGAAGCGAATGTGTTGATTTATAATAAGCGAGCATTGGAGAAAAAAGGACTAACAGTGCCCCAAACCTTTGATGAACTGTTAGAAATATCGAAAGAACTGAATGGCTGGAATGGTATTGATTCCTACGGGACTGCCATACGTGGCAGCTTATCTTGGGCGACCATTCATCCAGGGTACATGAGTGCTTTTTCTAATGCTGGGGCGAAAGATTTTACCATTCGCAATGGTCGTTTGGTGTCGCTGCTAGATTCGCCTGAATCGATTAAAGTCACCCAGACTTATGCTCAACTCATTAAAGAAAGCGGGCCTAAACAGTGGTCATTCTACACTTGGTACAATGTGATGAATGATATTGGTAATGGGCGAGCTGCGATGGCTCTAGACGCCGATATCCTAGGTTTTTTCATGAATAAAGATCCAGATTCTAGGGAAGGGCGTAACCTTGCTTTTGCGCCAATGCCAGTATTTGATAATGGCGTGCAGGGGGCAAATGAATGGATATGGTCGCTGGCTATGAGCAACTCATCTGCACATAAACAAGCCGCTTGGTTGTTTATGCAATACATGACAGGTAAAAAACAGATGCTTTGGGGGGCGACACATAATTACCTTGTTAATCCTGTTCGAAAATCTATTTGGGATTCAAAAGAGTGGCAGCTGGTTATCAAAGGAATTACGGGCTACGAAGAAACCTTCATGAAGATTATCGATAATGTCGGTATTAAGTTCACACCGCAACCGATGTTTTTTGAAACAACAACCGATTGGGCCGGGGCGCTGCAAGATATTGTGTTAAACAATGCTCCTGTTGCTCAAAGAATGAAAGAGTTAGCGAATTCGGTCGACCGTAAAGTTTCTACTATCCCTATTCAGTGAATCAATATCAGGAACCGTTTTGAATAAGAGATCTCGTTCACAAAATCATATGTAGTAAAAAGCCAGACTGTTTTAGTCTGGCTTTTTTCATTCTTTTTCAAAAACATATAGTTATCGATCTGTGTTCATCATATCGGTTATATACCCATCATTTACATGTATTTTTTTGCTAAAAAAATACATAAAAGCGCTCAGTTTGTAAGCGTGAGATTTCCTCAAATGTTTCTAAATCGGGGTTCCATATTATAGAGACACCCTACCAATGAGGAATAATAATCAAATGTTTAACTATAATACTCTCGTTTCAGTAGCCGCCTCTCTTGCGGGGCTACTTTTCGGTTTAGATATCGGACTCATTTCTGGAGCGCTACCATTTATCACATCGGAATGGAGTATTTCAATCCACCAACAAGAATGGATTGTAAGTACCATGATGCTCGGTGCTACGTTAGGCTCAATTTCAAATAACTGGTTATCTGCACGTCTTGGACGTAAACGTAGCTTACTATGGGGCGGTATCATCTTCGCCATTGGTACGCTAGGCTGTACCTTTGCATCGAACATCAATGTCATGTTGTTCTTCCGTGTTGTTCAAGGCTTCTCTATCGGTATCGCGTCTTTCGCTGCGCCACTTTACCTATCTGAAATGTCAGATAAAGAAGTTCGTGGTCGTCGTATTGCAACTTACCAATTAATGGTAACCGTTGGGATTTTGGTCGCGTTCCTCTCTGACACTTGGTTTGCTCAAACTGGTAACTGGCGCATGATGTTTGCTGTGCTGCTTGTTCCAACGGTAATTCTTATTCTTTCTGTATATTTCATGCCTCGTTCGCCACGTTGGTTGGCATCGCGTGGTTATATGCAAGAAGCTCAAAAAGTGCTGT
This DNA window, taken from Vibrio nitrifigilis, encodes the following:
- a CDS encoding DUF1481 domain-containing protein; translation: MKYRIASILLLSVLAGCSSTSPTLKKPQTELYSGGERVGDEARYYWFTEKNKAPVSASDYVISGAYNWYKTSYRWDNNLVREVARVGAQRKDGKVVSFETLLRFDVRGEPIYQRYRIDGKVYPLTTEQIDKYIQQARYVSKVTQEQDKQGLELIQGVWNGEKFVTCRARQYARVQFNDSLPDFVINRLASIDSYIAFLGKIRNNTIYIEKLLTLDDSEHQCVTRPELLDEKN
- the hupA gene encoding nucleoid-associated protein HU-alpha, with the translated sequence MNKTQLIDFIAEKADLSKAQAKSALEATLGAVEGALKDGDQVQLIGFGTFKVNHRAARTGRNPKTGEEIQIAAANVPAFVAGKALKESVK
- a CDS encoding CNNM domain-containing protein, with amino-acid sequence MFLLSIYISVAIGISFICSVLEAVLLSLTPSYLAQLRQQEHPIAPTLMALKSDIDRPLASILTLNTIAHTIGAASAGAQAAVVFGSEWLGVFSAVLTFGILVLSEIIPKTIGAAYWRQLAPLTGRLLKWMVIILAPFVWFSQQITKRLQRHHTMPKYRDEISAMALLANENGEFEEGESRILNNLLALQRIPITQVMTPRIVLFRVSALLTINEFLASHKDTPFSRPLVFSDTKDNIIGFVHRLELYRLQQSGFGEKQLGAVMRPLHALIKTQTLPKAFEQMIEQRQQIAMIVDEYGTVQGIVTLEDIFEFLLGEEIIDEADHIMNMQKLAFERWEAWKRKYGVIESRDEEDKASNEEQNK
- a CDS encoding carboxylesterase/lipase family protein — encoded protein: MKMRQTIAAGVLSMACSLVGGMVQAQPTKVVTLDAGKIQGVSQDNIDVYKGIPFAAAPIGELRWRAPQPVPAWDGIRQVTQYGHDCMQKPFPSDAAPLGTAPSEDCLVLNVWAPKQDKKSLKPVMVWIYGGGFVNGGASPAVYDASQFAEQGIVAVSFNYRLGRFGFFAHPALTKQQRKYPEEALGNYGFMDQIAALKWVKNNISKFGGDPKQVTLVGESAGGFSEHVLLTSPKAKGLFNQAIIQSGLGRQWEHAKRFGVPLSDPDSAEATGVAFAKQWGIEGNNEQALKKLRSLSADQVVDDMNMMNMNTPTYAGPMLDGRIMVKQPQEYYMSGKGLAMPIMVGANSFDIGFAPSVTSTQQALAIFGNANYHQALAAYKQSGVTQPQEIAQALASDRLMVEPARFVAQQVDKQGGDAYFYRFGYVADSLKSQWPGAYHATDIPYTFNTVKAKYGDQLTHNDSAMAALIHQYWVNFIKRGDPNGEGIPAWDLYQDDGHEMMMFSNRGVAYSHTVSDPWTARLDMVAHLYDKP
- the purD gene encoding phosphoribosylamine--glycine ligase yields the protein MNVLVIGSGGREHALGWKVAQNPDVTTVYVAPGNAGTALEPKLQNVNIGVEDIDGLVAFAKDNAIELTIVGPEAPLVIGVVDAFNEANLPIFGPTKGAAQLEGSKAFTKDFLARHNIPTAAYANFTEIEPALAYVREQGAPIVVKADGLAAGKGVIVAMTLEEAEDAIKDMLAGNAFGDAGSRVVIEEFLDGEEASFIVMVDGENVLPMATSQDHKRVGDKDTGPNTGGMGAYSPAPVVTSEIYDRIMDEVIYPTVRGMAAEGYPYTGFLYAGLMIDQSGTPKVIEYNCRFGDPETQPIMMRMQSDMVELCQAAIAGKLDQMESKWDPRASIGVVLAAGGYPGCYNKGDVITLPSGEIEGEKIFHAGTTDKEGQVVTNGGRVLCATALGNTVSEAQQRAYELAKTVSWDGMFYRNDIGYRAIAREHSDK
- the ascB gene encoding 6-phospho-beta-glucosidase, whose translation is MSFQFPESFLWGGAIAANQVEGAYLSDGKGLSTSDVQPKGAHGELVDRKAGDYNIKDTAIDFYHRYPEDIALFAEMGFTCLRLSIAWSRIYPNGDDLEPNEAGLAYYDRIFNELEKHDITPLVTLSHYEMPLNLAKQYQGWASRDVIECFTRYAKTVFERYGHRVKRWLTFNEINVTLHEPFTGSGLPRDCTEQTRFQAIHHQLVASAKAVKLCHDIIPDAKIGNMILGAMLYPLTCHPSDMVKTLMQNREWLMFGDIQARGYYPSYMTRKFRDMGVELNITPEDEEALKETIDFISFSYYMTGCASADPKQADNADANMLQMIANPYLTASEWGWQIDPVGLRYLLNFLYDRYQKPLFIVENGLGEKDVPNESGEIIDDYRITYLNDHLYQVGEAIQDGVEVMGYTSWGPIDLVSASTAQLSKRYGFIYVDRDDNGEGSLSRSRKKSFYWYQDIIQSRGATLAAPDQGQS